In the genome of bacterium, the window AAAAAAAATTTATACAGTCCAAAAAGGTGATTATCTTTCAAAAATTGCAGAGAAATTTAAAGTTAATATAGATGAACTGAAAAGGGTTAATAATTTGAAAAATGATATAATCTATCCAGGACAAAAACTTATTATACCTGTAAAAATTAATATAATTTCTGAATAACGAAAGTAGGAAAGAATGAAGAAATATTTTTTCTCATTTTTTATTCTATTTCCAACTTTTTTATGGTCTGAAAGAGAACTATACATTGCTGAAAAAGTTAAAAAAGAAATTATAATTGATGGAAACATAACTGAGGAAGAATGGGGTAAAAAACCAACAATAAAGAGATTTTATATTCCTGGTAATTTTAATAAAAAACCATATTCAAATACAACTGTCTGGATTAAATATGATGACAACTACTTATATATTGCAGGAAAAATGGAGGATAAATGTCTTATAGGATATGTCACAAAAAGGGATGGACCTGTCTGGAATGATGATGTTTTTGAAATTTTCATAAAACCAGAATTTAACTCAAACTATTATTATGAGATAAATTCAAACATTCTTGGAACTTTATTTGATGCTTTCTTTCATAGAAAGGGTGTTTATTACATGAATAATGTTGAAAAATTTTCTTCAGAAACAAAAGTTGCTGTTAAAATAAATGGGACTCTGAATGACGAAAATATTGATGAAGGATGGGAAATTGAAATGGCAATACCTTTTTCTGCTTTTTCAAAAACAACAAAACCTCCAAAGAAGGGAGATATCTGGTATTTTGCAGTAAATAGATATGATTATTCAATTTATATACCATATGGAAGAGAACTTTCAAGTTCAGCAAAATTAAGAAGAACTGATTTTCATCTATATTATGACTATGACAAATTACTATTCAAATGAATTATAAAACTTTAACAGGTTTTTCAAAATATTTCCTTAAAAAGTAACCTGTATATGACCTTGAGTTTTTGGCAATTTCTTCGGGACTCCCAGTTCCAACTACATAACCACCCTTATCTCCTCCTTCAGGACCAAGGTCAATTATCCAGTCAGCATATTTAATAACCTCAAGATTATGTTCAATAACAATAACTGTTGAACCCTTATCCACAAGTCTTTTTAAAACATCAAGTAATTTTGCTATATCTGCCATATGAAGCCCAACTGTTGGTTCATCTAGTATATATAATGTTTTTTCATTTCCTTTTCTTGATAATTCTGCAGCGAGTTTTACTCTCTGTGCTTCTCCCCCTGATAGAGTTGTTGCAGGTTGACCGAGAGAAAGATATCCAAGTCCAACATCATAAAGTGTTTTCAATTTTTCTACAAGTTTGGGATGAACTTTAAAAAATTCAAGTGCTTCCTCTATTTTCATCTCAAGAACTTCAGATATATCCTTCCCTTTATATTTAATTTCAAGCGTTTCTCTATTATATCTTTTCCCTTTACACACATCACAGGGTATATAAACATCAGGTAAAAAGTGCATTTCTATTTTCATAATTCCCTCTCCCATACATGCTTCACATCTTCCGCCTTTAACATTAAAACTGAATCTC includes:
- a CDS encoding carbohydrate-binding family 9-like protein, whose amino-acid sequence is MKKYFFSFFILFPTFLWSERELYIAEKVKKEIIIDGNITEEEWGKKPTIKRFYIPGNFNKKPYSNTTVWIKYDDNYLYIAGKMEDKCLIGYVTKRDGPVWNDDVFEIFIKPEFNSNYYYEINSNILGTLFDAFFHRKGVYYMNNVEKFSSETKVAVKINGTLNDENIDEGWEIEMAIPFSAFSKTTKPPKKGDIWYFAVNRYDYSIYIPYGRELSSSAKLRRTDFHLYYDYDKLLFK